One Silene latifolia isolate original U9 population chromosome 4, ASM4854445v1, whole genome shotgun sequence DNA segment encodes these proteins:
- the LOC141651111 gene encoding uncharacterized protein LOC141651111 — translation MQSSYRRRNEENSDQIDEIQRFHDCRYISACEAVWRIFGFEIHYRTPPVERLRFHLPDEQSVVFNDEDPIDSVIDNPTIGMTKFLAWMDCNKSSEEAQQLLYSQFPTKFVWKQEERAWHPRKSGFALGRMHNVSPNCGELYYMRTLLNFVKGPKSYEDLRWFDDVLHPTFRGACYARGLLGDDKEYIDVIEEASRWGSGSYLRNLFVTLLLSAAIAMPSKVWEKTWKHLSDDILYQQRNALQNQALRLTEDELKNYALLDIEACLQRAIAYVVENSTCSRIKPGSDLAELLIRTKLIIWDEAPMTHKYAFEAVDGSLRDVMRFSNDGDINQPFGGKVVVFGGDFRQILPVIPKGSRSEIVNASLCASNLWPACKSVGDPIASIVDAIYPSLENQLSNPEYLQERAILAPTHEIVDLVNDYVLSRIDATEKIYFSSDEVSKDESNIGVRDLYTTEFLNSIKCSGLPNHELRLKVGAIVMLLRNIDQSHGLCNGTRLIVTDLGSRVI, via the exons ATGCAATCTTCTTATCGTCGTCGAAACGAGGAGAATTCCGACCAAATAGATGAGATACAGAGGTTCCATGATTGTCGTTATATCTCAGCATGCGAAGCCGTGTGGAGAATCTTTGGCTTTGAAATACATTATAGGACTCCTCCGGTTGAAAGATTGCGCTTTCACCTTCCTGATGAGCAAAGCGTTGTTTTTAACGACGAAGACCCTATTGATTCAGTCATCGATAATCCCACAATCGGTATGACAAAGTTCTTGGCTTGGATGGATTGTAATAAATCTAGCGAGGAAGCACAACAACTATTATATAGCCAGTTCCCGACGAAATTCGTGTGGAAACAAGAAGAACGTGCTTGGCATCCTAGAAAAAGTGGTTTTGCTCTTGGAAGAATGCATAATGTTTCCCCTAATTGTGGTGAACTATATTATATGAGAACTCTATTAAATTTCGTCAAGGGTCCTAAATCTTATGAGGATTTAAGGTGGTTTGATGATGTTTTGCATCCTACATTCAGAGGTGCATGTTATGCGCGTGGGCTGCTTGGAGATGATAAGGAGTACATTGATGTTATAGAGGAAGCAAGCCGTTGGGGTTCCGGGTCTTATTTAAGAAACCTCTTTGTCACTTTATTGTTGTCTGCTGCTATAGCGATGCCAAGTAAAGTGTGGGAGAAAACTTGGAAGCATCTTTCAGATGACATCCTATATCAACAACGTAATGCGCTTCAAAACCAAG CGTTGCGATTAACGGAGGATGAACTTAAGAATTATGCATTGCTAGATATTGAAGCATGTCTTCAACGTGCGATAGCTTACGTAG TTGAAAATTCTACGTGTTCAAGGATTAAACCAGGAAGTGATTTAGCCGAACTCTTAATTAGGACAAAGCTTATTATATGGGACGAAGCACCAATGACGCACAAATATGCTTTCGAGGCTGTTGACGGGAGTTTAAGAGATGTCATGCGTTTTTCGAACGACGGAGATATCAATCAACCATTTGGTGGTAAGGTTGTCGTATTTGGAGGTGATTTTCGACAAATACTTCCCGTTATCCCTAAAGGCAGCAGATCGGAAATCGTGAATGCGTCACTATGTGCTTCAAATTTGTGGCCTGCTTGCAAG AGCGTCGGAGATCCTATCGCTTCGATTGTAGATGCCATTTACCCATCCCTCGAGAATCAACTATCGAATCCCGAGTATCTTCAGGAGAGGGCCATTCTTGCACCTACACATGAGATCGTTGATTTGGTTAACGACTACGTATTATCTCGAATAGATGCAACAGAGAAAATTTACTTCAGCTCAGACGAGGTTAGTAAAGATGAGAGTAATATTGGGGTCCGTGATTTGTACACCACAGAATTTCTTAACTCTATTAAGTGCTCGGGGCTTCCAAATCACGAATTAAGGCTGAAGGTTGGTGCTATAGTTATGCTTCTTCGAAACATTGACCAATCTCACGGATTGTGCAATGGCACTCGACTGATAGTGACAGATTTGGGATCACGTGTGATTTGA
- the LOC141653094 gene encoding protein JOKA2-like isoform X2, producing the protein MASLVIKVKYEETLRRFNVAINGDRRLDLSVEGLRLKICSLFNLPSDSQFRLTYKDEDDDLVALVDDDDLHDVVRQGLDPVRITVHLISDQKPHSSSAHPSGSSLNHNGIKTVNSDENGSIRSDIPESVTLRFFKKPQPEPIKCYGSSKVGVLHENAILSNFSVGNDTKPSSDGRKHEGVKSDGTEKRSQVTGVGVSVKAPSNSSIPLYSSYKSSSSKWSKSAHGNKNKDDRAAGFQSYPAFQQSFKQIHPPNRNMNKTDNMTSIVHTGITCDGCGLHPISGPRFKSKVRYDYDLCRGCFLRVGNEMDYSRIDLPLGYKPPQFVKASDADNSGSIFHNGITCDGCGVVPISGPRFKSKVKYNYDLCRICFSQTGNILEYARIDIPLTYSHLDRAPDVDHLGVIIHNGVSCDRCGVLPIRGSRFKSKVRYDYDLCSACFTWMGNYNDYIKITRIGSPTAYTHPRSICVPDLSPHPYMTAPWKYPIPKLDSCFIKDVSIPNGTTMAPLTPFTKIWRMRNNGTLSWFRGVHLIWVGGDRFHQFSPSDSVEIQVPAFGVHSGQELNIAVGFIAPEFPGQYTSFWRMVSGQMFGQKVSVKIQVDHSVDLTRETLRTLDLNLPPSSSKTVFPEVANVKAEPGLDIEVTNSSAPSIVDQNRKIQMIALNFEINDDLPPVANSDGPGSPVGPSSVSYPEADASSYSIPEASTPIQSDPTSDNHGELLPSSVSYPEADASSYSIPEASTPIQSDPTSDNHGELLPSSVSYPEADASSDSIPEASTPIQSDPTSDNHGELLPSSVSYPEADASSDSIPEASIPVQSDPTNDGEFLAAGLDAGNLDNNATLDKNINLEQVNEKTETAEKLVEELEQMGFKQIELEKEDDSEQSVDDLSDDSDSDWDPILEELMEMGFEDKDANKKLLAKNNGSITRVVMDLIAEEKA; encoded by the exons ATGGCTTCTCTCGTTATCAAG GTTAAGTATGAGGAGACGCTCAGGCGTTTCAATGTTGCTATTAATGGAGACCGGCGGTTAGACCTTAGCGTGGAGGGTCTGAGGCTGAAGATATGTTCTCTTTTCAACTTACCATCAGACTCTCAATTCCGTCTTACAtacaaagatgaagatgatgACTTGGTTGCTCTAGTAGATGATGATGATCTTCATGATGTAGTGAGGCAAGGTCTTGATCCTGTTAGGATTACTGTTCACCTCATCTCAGACCAGAAACCTCATTCTTCTTCTGCTCATCCTAGTGGAAGTTCTCTAAATCATAATGGCATCAAAACCGTGAACTCTGACGAGAATGGGTCAATCCGTAGTGATATTCCCGAAAGTGTGACCTTGAGATTTTTCAAAAAACCCCAGCCAGAACCTATCAAATGTTATGGGTCGTCAAAAGTGGGAGTTTTACACGAGAACGCAATTCTTTCTAATTTTAGTGTTGGCAATGATACCAAGCCTAGCTCAGATGGCAGGAAACATGAAGGTGTAAAGTCCGATGGCACTGAAAAGAGAAGCCAAGTGACTGGAGTAGGGGTGTCTGTTAAGGCTCCATCTAACTCTTCCATCCCCCTTTATTCGAGCTATAAGTCTTCTTCTAGCAAGTGGTCTAAAAGTGCTCATGGAAATAAGAACAAGGATGATAGAGCTGCGGGATTTCAATCGTATCCTGCATTTCAACAGTCGTTTAAGCAAATTCATCCGCCCAATAGAAACATGAACAAGACTGATAATATGACCTCCATAGTTCACACAGGTATCACCTGTGATGGTTGTGGGCTTCATCCTATTTCTGGACCAAGGTTCAAGTCGAAAGT GAGGTATGATTATGACTTGTGCCGCGGCTGTTTCTTACGCGTAGGAAATGAAATGGATTACAGTCGAATTGATTTGCCCTTGGGCTACAAACCTCCTCAGTTTGTCAAGGCTTCTGAT GCTGACAATTCGGGCTCCATATTCCACAACGGTATCACCTGTGATGGGTGTGGAGTTGTTCCCATCTCCGGACCAAGGTTCAAGTCTAAAGT GAAATATAATTATGACTTGTGCAGAATCTGTTTTTCACAGACGGGAAATATTTTAGAGTATGCTAGGATTGATATCCCCTTGACATACAGCCACCTTGACAGGGCTCCTGAT GTTGATCATCTGGGCGTCATAATCCACAACGGTGTCAGTTGTGATCGGTGTGGGGTTCTTCCTATCCGTGGATCAAGGTTCAAGTCTAAAGT AAGATATGATTATGACTTGTGCAGCGCCTGTTTTACATGGATGGGAAATTATAACGATTACATTAAGATCACTAGGATTGGATCCCCCACGGCATACACACATCCTCGGTCTATTTGTGTCCCTGATCTG AGCCCCCACCCATATATGACGGCGCCGTGGAAGTATCCTATCCCCAAACTCGACAGTTGCTTTATTAAGGATGTTAGTATTCCGAATGGGACAACAATGGCTCCATtaacaccttttactaaaatatGGCGGATGCGTAACAATGGCACACTTTCTTGGTTTCGTGGAGTGCATCTTATCTGGGTTGGTGGAGACCGATTCCACCAATTCAGTCCTTCTGACTCAGTTGAGATACAG GTTCCCGCTTTTGGTGTGCATAGCGGCCAAGAACTCAACATAGCTGTTGGTTTCATTGCTCCTGAATTCCCTGGGCAGTACACCTCTTTTTGGAGGATGGTGTCGGGTCAAATGTTTGGACAGAAAGTGTCGGTCAAGATTCAG GTGGATCATTCTGTAGACTTGACCCGTGAAACCTTGCGGACATTGGACCTGAATCTTCCACCCAGTAGCAGCAAAACCGTGTTTCCTGAGGTTGCTAATGTAAAGGCTGAACCTGGGTTGGACATTGAAGTTACTAACTCTAGTGCGCCATCCATTGTTGACCAGAACCGTAAGATTCAGATGATTGCCCTGAATTTCGAGATCAATGATGACTTGCCACCTGTTGCTAATTCAGACGGGCCTGGATCTCCTGTAGGACCCTCATCCGTCTCTTATCCTGAGGCTGATGCCTCTTCCTACAGCATTCCAGAAGCTTCTACTCCTATACAGTCAGATCCCACCAGTGATAATCATGGAGAACTTTTACCATCATCTGTCTCTTATCCCGAGGCTGATGCCTCTTCCTACAGCATTCCAGAAGCTTCTACCCCTATACAGTCAGATCCCACCAGTGATAATCATGGAGAACTTTTACCTTCATCCGTCTCTTATCCCGAGGCTGATGCCTCTTCCGACAGCATTCCAGAAGCTTCTACCCCTATACAGTCAGATCCCACCAGTGATAATCATGGAGAACTTTTACCCTCATCCGTCTCTTATCCCGAGGCTGATGCCTCTTCCGACAGCATTCCAGAAGCTTCTATCCCTGTACAGTCAGATCCTACCAATGATGGAGAATTTTTGGCGGCCGGTTTAGATGCAGGAAATCTT GATAACAATGCCACCCTCGACAAGAACATCAACCTTGAGCAAGTAAATGAGAAGACTGAAACCGCGGAGAAATTGGTGGAGGAACTAGAGCAAATGGGTTTTAAACAAATTGAGTTGGAGAAAGAGGACGACTCAGAGCAATCTGTGGACGATCTATCTGATGATTCTGATTCTGATTGGGACCCGATCCTTGAGGAACTGATGGAGATG GGTTTTGAAGACAAAGACGCAAACAAGAAGCTGTTGGCAAAGAATAATGGCAGCATTACTCGTGTGGTTATGGATCTCATTGCTGAAGAGAAAGCTTAG
- the LOC141653094 gene encoding protein NBR1 homolog isoform X1, whose protein sequence is MASLVIKVKYEETLRRFNVAINGDRRLDLSVEGLRLKICSLFNLPSDSQFRLTYKDEDDDLVALVDDDDLHDVVRQGLDPVRITVHLISDQKPHSSSAHPSGSSLNHNGIKTVNSDENGSIRSDIPESVTLRFFKKPQPEPIKCYGSSKVGVLHENAILSNFSVGNDTKPSSDGRKHEGVKSDGTEKRSQVTGVGVSVKAPSNSSIPLYSSYKSSSSKWSKSAHGNKNKDDRAAGFQSYPAFQQSFKQIHPPNRNMNKTDNMTSIVHTGITCDGCGLHPISGPRFKSKVRYDYDLCRGCFLRVGNEMDYSRIDLPLGYKPPQFVKASDADNSGSIFHNGITCDGCGVVPISGPRFKSKVKYNYDLCRICFSQTGNILEYARIDIPLTYSHLDRAPDVDHLGVIIHNGVSCDRCGVLPIRGSRFKSKVRYDYDLCSACFTWMGNYNDYIKITRIGSPTAYTHPRSICVPDLKSPHPYMTAPWKYPIPKLDSCFIKDVSIPNGTTMAPLTPFTKIWRMRNNGTLSWFRGVHLIWVGGDRFHQFSPSDSVEIQVPAFGVHSGQELNIAVGFIAPEFPGQYTSFWRMVSGQMFGQKVSVKIQVDHSVDLTRETLRTLDLNLPPSSSKTVFPEVANVKAEPGLDIEVTNSSAPSIVDQNRKIQMIALNFEINDDLPPVANSDGPGSPVGPSSVSYPEADASSYSIPEASTPIQSDPTSDNHGELLPSSVSYPEADASSYSIPEASTPIQSDPTSDNHGELLPSSVSYPEADASSDSIPEASTPIQSDPTSDNHGELLPSSVSYPEADASSDSIPEASIPVQSDPTNDGEFLAAGLDAGNLDNNATLDKNINLEQVNEKTETAEKLVEELEQMGFKQIELEKEDDSEQSVDDLSDDSDSDWDPILEELMEMGFEDKDANKKLLAKNNGSITRVVMDLIAEEKA, encoded by the exons ATGGCTTCTCTCGTTATCAAG GTTAAGTATGAGGAGACGCTCAGGCGTTTCAATGTTGCTATTAATGGAGACCGGCGGTTAGACCTTAGCGTGGAGGGTCTGAGGCTGAAGATATGTTCTCTTTTCAACTTACCATCAGACTCTCAATTCCGTCTTACAtacaaagatgaagatgatgACTTGGTTGCTCTAGTAGATGATGATGATCTTCATGATGTAGTGAGGCAAGGTCTTGATCCTGTTAGGATTACTGTTCACCTCATCTCAGACCAGAAACCTCATTCTTCTTCTGCTCATCCTAGTGGAAGTTCTCTAAATCATAATGGCATCAAAACCGTGAACTCTGACGAGAATGGGTCAATCCGTAGTGATATTCCCGAAAGTGTGACCTTGAGATTTTTCAAAAAACCCCAGCCAGAACCTATCAAATGTTATGGGTCGTCAAAAGTGGGAGTTTTACACGAGAACGCAATTCTTTCTAATTTTAGTGTTGGCAATGATACCAAGCCTAGCTCAGATGGCAGGAAACATGAAGGTGTAAAGTCCGATGGCACTGAAAAGAGAAGCCAAGTGACTGGAGTAGGGGTGTCTGTTAAGGCTCCATCTAACTCTTCCATCCCCCTTTATTCGAGCTATAAGTCTTCTTCTAGCAAGTGGTCTAAAAGTGCTCATGGAAATAAGAACAAGGATGATAGAGCTGCGGGATTTCAATCGTATCCTGCATTTCAACAGTCGTTTAAGCAAATTCATCCGCCCAATAGAAACATGAACAAGACTGATAATATGACCTCCATAGTTCACACAGGTATCACCTGTGATGGTTGTGGGCTTCATCCTATTTCTGGACCAAGGTTCAAGTCGAAAGT GAGGTATGATTATGACTTGTGCCGCGGCTGTTTCTTACGCGTAGGAAATGAAATGGATTACAGTCGAATTGATTTGCCCTTGGGCTACAAACCTCCTCAGTTTGTCAAGGCTTCTGAT GCTGACAATTCGGGCTCCATATTCCACAACGGTATCACCTGTGATGGGTGTGGAGTTGTTCCCATCTCCGGACCAAGGTTCAAGTCTAAAGT GAAATATAATTATGACTTGTGCAGAATCTGTTTTTCACAGACGGGAAATATTTTAGAGTATGCTAGGATTGATATCCCCTTGACATACAGCCACCTTGACAGGGCTCCTGAT GTTGATCATCTGGGCGTCATAATCCACAACGGTGTCAGTTGTGATCGGTGTGGGGTTCTTCCTATCCGTGGATCAAGGTTCAAGTCTAAAGT AAGATATGATTATGACTTGTGCAGCGCCTGTTTTACATGGATGGGAAATTATAACGATTACATTAAGATCACTAGGATTGGATCCCCCACGGCATACACACATCCTCGGTCTATTTGTGTCCCTGATCTG AAGAGCCCCCACCCATATATGACGGCGCCGTGGAAGTATCCTATCCCCAAACTCGACAGTTGCTTTATTAAGGATGTTAGTATTCCGAATGGGACAACAATGGCTCCATtaacaccttttactaaaatatGGCGGATGCGTAACAATGGCACACTTTCTTGGTTTCGTGGAGTGCATCTTATCTGGGTTGGTGGAGACCGATTCCACCAATTCAGTCCTTCTGACTCAGTTGAGATACAG GTTCCCGCTTTTGGTGTGCATAGCGGCCAAGAACTCAACATAGCTGTTGGTTTCATTGCTCCTGAATTCCCTGGGCAGTACACCTCTTTTTGGAGGATGGTGTCGGGTCAAATGTTTGGACAGAAAGTGTCGGTCAAGATTCAG GTGGATCATTCTGTAGACTTGACCCGTGAAACCTTGCGGACATTGGACCTGAATCTTCCACCCAGTAGCAGCAAAACCGTGTTTCCTGAGGTTGCTAATGTAAAGGCTGAACCTGGGTTGGACATTGAAGTTACTAACTCTAGTGCGCCATCCATTGTTGACCAGAACCGTAAGATTCAGATGATTGCCCTGAATTTCGAGATCAATGATGACTTGCCACCTGTTGCTAATTCAGACGGGCCTGGATCTCCTGTAGGACCCTCATCCGTCTCTTATCCTGAGGCTGATGCCTCTTCCTACAGCATTCCAGAAGCTTCTACTCCTATACAGTCAGATCCCACCAGTGATAATCATGGAGAACTTTTACCATCATCTGTCTCTTATCCCGAGGCTGATGCCTCTTCCTACAGCATTCCAGAAGCTTCTACCCCTATACAGTCAGATCCCACCAGTGATAATCATGGAGAACTTTTACCTTCATCCGTCTCTTATCCCGAGGCTGATGCCTCTTCCGACAGCATTCCAGAAGCTTCTACCCCTATACAGTCAGATCCCACCAGTGATAATCATGGAGAACTTTTACCCTCATCCGTCTCTTATCCCGAGGCTGATGCCTCTTCCGACAGCATTCCAGAAGCTTCTATCCCTGTACAGTCAGATCCTACCAATGATGGAGAATTTTTGGCGGCCGGTTTAGATGCAGGAAATCTT GATAACAATGCCACCCTCGACAAGAACATCAACCTTGAGCAAGTAAATGAGAAGACTGAAACCGCGGAGAAATTGGTGGAGGAACTAGAGCAAATGGGTTTTAAACAAATTGAGTTGGAGAAAGAGGACGACTCAGAGCAATCTGTGGACGATCTATCTGATGATTCTGATTCTGATTGGGACCCGATCCTTGAGGAACTGATGGAGATG GGTTTTGAAGACAAAGACGCAAACAAGAAGCTGTTGGCAAAGAATAATGGCAGCATTACTCGTGTGGTTATGGATCTCATTGCTGAAGAGAAAGCTTAG
- the LOC141653097 gene encoding transcription factor-like protein DPB has protein sequence MVTGNSQEDEDRKPKGVTRSWGTAVSGQSVSTSGSGGSPSSRSEAGMATPARDNTILRLGHLEIQAEDSASQGAVASKKKKRGQRATGTDKSGRGLRQFSMKVCEKVESKGRTTYNEVADELVAEYADASNALGNNEQGYDEKNIRRRVYDALNVLMAMDIISKDKKEIQWKGLPRTSINDIEELKTERAGLKNRIEKKAAYLRELEEQFVGYQNLIQRNQEMYGNGNTPTGGVALPFILVQTRPNATVEVEISEDMQLVHFDFNSTPFELHDDNYVLKQMKFCERRQLDNGTSDPPTSVGENPSMSNGYRPQPASPISNHHAQVSSHPSSPPRPYHPQLSPSPTPLNSHPPACLLPSSQPSTSTRTPTSPPLPGILKARVQNER, from the exons ATGGTAACTGGCAATTCCCAAGAAGACGAGGACAGGAAACCGAAAGGAGTTACTCGGTCATGGGGTACAGCTGTTTCAGGTCAGTCTGTGTCAACCAGTGGAAGTGGCGGTTCACCATCAAGCAGAAGTGAAGCTGGTATGGCAACACCAGCTCGTGATAATACTATTCTTAGATTAGGCCATCTTGAGATTCAGGCTGAGGATTCTGCTTCTCAGGGTGCTGTAGC GAGCAAGAAGAAAAAAAGAGGTCAACGTGCAACTGGAACTGATAAAAGTGGCCGTGGACTTCGGCAATTCAGCATGAAAG TGTGCGAGAAAGTGGAGAGCAAGGGAAGGACAACATACAATGAG GTTGCAGATGAATTAGTTGCTGAATATGCGGATGCAAGTAACGCTCTTGGAAACAATGAGCAAGGGTATGACGAGAAAAACATTCGCCGGAGAGTATATGATGCCTTGAACGTTCTGATGGCAATGGATATTATTTCCAaggataaaaaggaaatacaatgGAAAGGTCTGCCTCGAACTAGCATAAATGATATTGAAGAGTTGAAG ACTGAGAGAGCAGGACTGAAAAACAGGATAGAAAAGAAAGCTGCATACTTGCGGGAACTGGAGGAGCAA TTTGTAGGATATCAAAACCTTATTCAGCGCAATCAAGAAATGTATGGCAATGGAAATACTCCTACCGGTGGTGTTGCTTTGCCTTTTATTCTGGTGCAG ACTAGGCCTAATGCGACCGTTGAGGTGGAAATATCAGAAGATATGCAGCTTGTGCATTTTGATTTCAATAG TACCCCTTTCGAGTTGCATGATGACAACTATGTTTTAAAGCAAATGAAATTTTGTGAAAGACGGCAATTGGACAACGGAACTTCAGATCCTCCAACTAGTGTAGGTGAAAATCCCAGCATGTCAAATGGATATCGTCCTCAGCCAGCATCACCAATTTCAAATCATCACGCTCAAGTCTCTTCTCATCCTTCATCACCACCTAGACCATATCATCCTCAACTTTCCCCCTCGCCAACACCATTAAACTCACATCCTCCTGCATGTCTTTTGCCATCTTCACAGCCGAGTACATCAACGAGGACTCCAACATCTCCTCCGCTTCCTGGAATACTGAAAGCCCGTGTTCAAAATGAGCGATAA